DNA from Oxyura jamaicensis isolate SHBP4307 breed ruddy duck chromosome 4, BPBGC_Ojam_1.0, whole genome shotgun sequence:
CCCTTTTCTGCTCATGAAAAATCCAAGTCCAAATGATTTCATGGATTTTTAAAGGATGGTGGCAAGATACAGTACACACAAAGCTGAATTTCTCCACCTGACAAACATCTGATGCCACTACATTGCTAACACTTCAGTactggagttttgttttgtttgtcttgttttttaatttttaagagagAACACAACAAATTTAGgaacactgaaaatttaaaaataagaaaataaaaaaaatgaggaggCTGAAATGTAGCTGTGGAAAGAGACTTCAAGTGAAAGTATAacgtttatttttattcttgataAGTAACAGGGCAACTTGGAATTAACACCAATTgaaattttcttcatctctttaaTGAGTTCAAAGAGGCTAAGCAAAGACACATAAGAGTTGAACATTGCTGTGTACAACACAGtaaacagattaaaattttATACCTGagcaaaaaaaggaatttaactATTAACTACAGCATGCAGAATAACTGATAAGTTATCACATAAACCTAGCATACTGTTATTAGGTTACACTCAttcagatgttttaatttttacaaaagCTAAAGATGGAAAAGCTCCAAGATGAGATGAGTGTGTGACATAAAACCACAATAAGGAAAAGCACATGACCATCGAGCAGCCTTTCCAGAGGATCAAAATTATCTGCTGTTTTATTATGCagggagaaagcagcaaaaattcAATGCCTGCAGAGTTAATAACACGTTAGGCATTTAAGCAGgtcttgaaaattaaaatattggcAGTTTATGAAGTGTTCACAGAAGACCTGAGCCTGCATCTCCTGCCTTCAAATGCCATTTTACAGTTTTGCATTTATGAGCTCTTCCAAACATGGAATGAAAGGTAGGGACCTGCAGGGAATGAGCCATCAGGTCACAGGCTTGCCGTTTAGTCACCAGAATAACCACAGCCAATTCTGAAGGAATTACTTTCTACCCCATTTGATCAGCCCAAACccaccttttcctttcttcacaccaaaactggtattttttcatttttgctttttctttcctctaatCCACTTTGAATGCTCTTGCTTGAAGTGCTTCAGTACAAATCAAAAACAGTAACATATTTCTCATCCTAATTCCCTTATTTTTGCAAAAGGTTCCTGTGGGAGAAAAGGGGTCTGAAAACCTTGATCTTTAACCAGCAGAGCCCATTCTCCCCAGACAGGTTTCATTTTCCCAACAGACTTCTATTCTCCCCAGTCTCCACATGCCATATACAAGTTGCCTGCTCCCATAGTATTTCTGTGCTAGAAATCAGCTGTTTTTACCTCCctacagcaaaagcagcaaactCTGCTTTTGTCGTTTAGATTTGTCATGAAGAGATGGGAGGGATGGGAGTATCTTTTAGCATGAGACAGCCATAAATGAAGTCTCTCCCTTTTATTTCCTAGATGTGGTGACAATCTAATCTTCCCTCAAGTCATACCACCTGTCTTGACTTCCCTGCTACTCTTCTTTCACTGTTTATGAGCAAAActatgcattaaaaatgcatgtgtcAAAATTGATTTGATTCCTTTGTCCACAACAtatgcatttcttctttaaagtcAGAAACCTTAAACATTGGTAGGTTGTGTGAAAGAGTCTCCAGGGAACTGACTCCTCTTTGCTTCCAGTTTCTTCCTAGCTTTGAAAGCTGCTGATACTTCAGGGTGGATGGAGTCCAGCCGCTGCTCACACTGAAAGGCTGTGAGGAAGGCCGTCCTGTAGTTGTTATTCATCCAGCCATAGAGAAGGGGGTTAGCAAATGTTGAGCACATGGCAATGACGTGAAACACTGTGTAGATCAGTTTGTACTCTTTCAGGTCTAGCACCTGACTGTCAATATCACTGACCAGCTGGAAGGTGTGAAAGGGCAGCCAGCTGACAGCAAACACCACAACCACACACACCAGCATCTTGGTGGTTTTCTGCCGCCGCTGGTGGTAGTGGTCGTTCCCAGCCCCTGGACTAACGTGGTTCTTTAGCTTGGTCCAAATACGGGTGTAGGCGTAGGAGATGACCGCCAGAGGCAGCACATACTGGATCAGAAGCATGGAGATGCTGTAGATGGTGCCGTAGTTAAGCTGCCCCTCCCCTGGCCACTTCTCAGAGCAGACCACAATCTTGAAGTCAGGAATGATCTCAATCAGTGAGTATTCACGGAAGATGGCCAGAGGACTTGCCAACAGGGCGCTGACTGCCCAGGCAACTCCTATGATCAGGAAGCTGATCCGCTTAGAGATTTTGCTTTCCAAGTGGTAGACGATGCAGCGATGCCGATCCAAAGCGATCACGGTCAACGTAACAGTTGACACGTGCACAGCAAGAGCCTGGGCATAAGGCACCAGGTGGCACAAGACTGGGCCCAGTTTCCATTCGCCCAACAGTGTGTAAACTAAAGTGAAGGGCAGGCACAGTGTATTCACCAGCAGATCAGCCACAGCCAAGTTGGCAATGAAGAAGTTAGTCACTGTGCGCATGCTTTTGAACTTGATGATCACGTGGATCACAAGGGAGTTTCCGATCACCCCCAGCAGGATGATGGAACAGTAGGCAAAGATGAGGATTATCTGCACTTCGACTAGCGTCGTGCTGTCATTCAGTTCTGGTTTAGGGTCGAGAGCCAGCTCGTTGAGTGGTGTGGTGTATCTTGGCAAGTACAGCTTGGTGAACAGctccattttcatttcatctgtCTGGTTTTCTTCACCTATTGCTTCCAGGGGCCCCATCCTTGCAGCAGCCTGGTCTAAGCAATAGAGCTGTCCCTGAAAATCAAACCAACACAAGAACATGTGGAGAAATCAGCCTGTGATGGTTAAGACCAGAAGTAATGAACAGCTACAGCTACAGTAATGAAAAGCTACAGCTCTCTCCTCCTTTAACCCAGGTTCTACATCCCTGGATTAAGAGGAGATCTgtcttaatatatttaaattctgcTGCCCTTACATTTGAAGCCCGATCCTGTAATATTATTCAGGCATGACTCCTGCTGAAAATTGGGAcagatttcaaaagcatttcaaagacaAAGTTTGCCTCAGTAAATGCAGAAGGATTAAGATCCAGCTGGGCAGCATATCCTTTTTTTACAATCCACTACCTAAAACTACTGCTGATTTAGCACAAAACTTCCATTAATACCTATGGGAATTCTACATGGAACAGCACCATACAGACTCTTATTAGCATAATACTCTTCCAGCTTTTCCTTAATGGAAAGTGTCCTTTAAATAGTTACCAAATTCTTATAGGTTTAGGCCTTAATGCAAGAGAACAGATTATTGAtgcctttttaaattaaaatttattttatgaaagttAGTGCCACACGGCAAGCAAAAAAACTCTTCTAGAAGATCTGAAATAGTagcatttctctgaaatgaCTGTGCAACCTATTCATGCTGAAATTTAACTCAAAACACAGCTAAATCtcagatataaaaatatttcctttttgtgtaATGTTTGAAAAAACACAGTTCCTTGGAGGCTGCCAATCACTTTTTGACTGCAGCCATAGAGAAGAGCAAATCATTCCCCTTCTGATGTCAGTAAGAATTTCACCACTGGCatcaaaatcacattttgttgACTTCCCATACAGGCCAAATTCTGCTCAGCTAGCCTACGCTACCCTAAGAGTTCAGTAGGCATGGATGGATAAATGCATGctttacagttattttctgaCTTGGACTTCAATCCTATGTAACGTGTGCCTgtctgtgttgggtctgtctgggatggagtcacctttccctgcagcagcccacacagtgctgtgccctgcactcatagctggaacagcactggtatcactccagtgttgtgtctattgctgcatagtgctggcacaacatcagaactccttccaggcccccaagagccagaaggctgggggtgggcaattgatggggaggggacatcaccagggcagctgacctaaaccaaccaaagggatattccataacacctgatgtcacactcagcaataaaaggggggctctcgtgggggagggtctctcctgaacaaccggtacgcgttttgaggccctgcttcccgggacgtggccgaacatcgctcgttgatgggaagtagaaaataacttttttttctttctctctgtgcttccgcgcggccttgttgtttcttttgtttctctttctctacattcccctttcctttaattaaatcattctcatctcaaacctcgagctctttgtgttgtcttttctcccccttcctctttgaggaggggaggagtgagagagcggttgtggtggagctcagctgcccactcgagtaaaaccatcacactgtCCCCAGGTAGACTGTCCAAACCATGGGTGGCATCACGAGTGCCATGCACCTGTGGACTCCCTGGCTTGACCTGTGAAAGTACTAAGCAAGCATTTGACAGCATGGTGGGCTCAcagaaaaaacaccaccattTGCCACTGAGGGGAAAGCCAATGCTGAGTTACTACTCTGTTTGCCCATTCATACATTCCGTAAGTAAAGCAACAGAGTAGAGAAGAAATGTTACTTACTTGACACCAGGTGTTACACACCGTTTAGTCCACCTTGAATTCAGGTCTGCCTAAAGAGACATTCAAGCTataaaaaactgcattttttgttgttgttgttgttgttttttaatttatttattaatatcaTTGTTTAAATCACATCCACAtcactgcagatttttattCCTACCTCTATCCCCACTGACATTTATTGGCAATATCACTAGGTGTGATTTCCTAATGGAGTTGTTGTACATACGCGCCTGCATCTTGTGACTGGCTACTACATTATGCCTCAGAAACAAGCACTGTCTGCCAGCAGGTGACTGAGCCCTTTGTGTTTTGCTTGCATACCATGCAATATCCCAAAGAATTTCTCAGTGAAAGCCTTTGGGTTTTTTAAAAGGTGCAGCTCAACCACATGAACTGAAAGCTATTTTCCCCCCAGACTAAGCTGGTCATAATTACGCTATACTGTTTAGTCTACACTTACTGTACAATTAATAGGGTAAGCCTGAGAGATACACTGTGAGACATAGCTGGCATAGTGTAACACCGAGAGATACACAGCTGAGGTGTGCTAGGTGTTTATAGAAGCTTACCCTGCAGTTTTTAGTAATGTAATCAGTTGTCACCTACTAGCCTAAGCAAGGGCATCGAGGCAGGACACCTAATCAATACATCTTTAGTCCACCAGGTAAAAAATGTAAGAGATCCATGAAAATTTGCACAGCCAAGGCTATGTAGATGTCCAGAACTC
Protein-coding regions in this window:
- the NPY2R gene encoding neuropeptide Y receptor type 2 isoform X2 — protein: MGPLEAIGEENQTDEMKMELFTKLYLPRYTTPLNELALDPKPELNDSTTLVEVQIILIFAYCSIILLGVIGNSLVIHVIIKFKSMRTVTNFFIANLAVADLLVNTLCLPFTLVYTLLGEWKLGPVLCHLVPYAQALAVHVSTVTLTVIALDRHRCIVYHLESKISKRISFLIIGVAWAVSALLASPLAIFREYSLIEIIPDFKIVVCSEKWPGEGQLNYGTIYSISMLLIQYVLPLAVISYAYTRIWTKLKNHVSPGAGNDHYHQRRQKTTKMLVCVVVVFAVSWLPFHTFQLVSDIDSQVLDLKEYKLIYTVFHVIAMCSTFANPLLYGWMNNNYRTAFLTAFQCEQRLDSIHPEVSAAFKARKKLEAKRSQFPGDSFTQPTNV
- the NPY2R gene encoding neuropeptide Y receptor type 2 isoform X1, with amino-acid sequence MRGAPPPPPPNFLPCPSASQERNAAGQLYCLDQAAARMGPLEAIGEENQTDEMKMELFTKLYLPRYTTPLNELALDPKPELNDSTTLVEVQIILIFAYCSIILLGVIGNSLVIHVIIKFKSMRTVTNFFIANLAVADLLVNTLCLPFTLVYTLLGEWKLGPVLCHLVPYAQALAVHVSTVTLTVIALDRHRCIVYHLESKISKRISFLIIGVAWAVSALLASPLAIFREYSLIEIIPDFKIVVCSEKWPGEGQLNYGTIYSISMLLIQYVLPLAVISYAYTRIWTKLKNHVSPGAGNDHYHQRRQKTTKMLVCVVVVFAVSWLPFHTFQLVSDIDSQVLDLKEYKLIYTVFHVIAMCSTFANPLLYGWMNNNYRTAFLTAFQCEQRLDSIHPEVSAAFKARKKLEAKRSQFPGDSFTQPTNV